In one window of Candidatus Binatia bacterium DNA:
- a CDS encoding acyl-CoA dehydrogenase family protein → MDLHFSEADEAFRQEIAQWLADNLTGEFAKLRGRGGPGDEPALLEERRAWERKLGDAGWNCVGWPTQYGGRGLSLMQQVIFFEEYARAGGPGRLGHIGEGLAGPTILAFGTEEQKKRFLPGIVKGEEIWCQGYSEPNAGSDLANVQTKAELVDDHWVISGQKIWTSGAAWSDWCFVLCRTDPNANPKHKGISYLLVPMRQSGIEIRPIQQMTGDSEFSEVFFDGARTAVNNVVGEVNGGWKVAMGTLAFERGASTLGQQLNFQNELEQVFDIAQANGAAEDPVMRQRLADAWIGLRIMRFNALRAFSHSDGAELSREAMITKLYWATWHRNMGKLAMDVLGAQSEVAEAAPYALTRLQRLFLFTRSDTIYAGTNQIQRNIISERALGLPR, encoded by the coding sequence ATGGATCTGCATTTCAGTGAGGCGGATGAGGCCTTCCGCCAGGAGATCGCGCAGTGGTTGGCCGACAATCTCACCGGCGAATTCGCCAAGCTGCGTGGCCGTGGCGGCCCGGGCGATGAGCCCGCGCTCTTGGAGGAACGCCGTGCCTGGGAACGTAAGCTCGGCGATGCGGGTTGGAACTGCGTCGGCTGGCCCACGCAGTACGGTGGCCGCGGCCTGTCCCTGATGCAGCAGGTCATCTTCTTCGAGGAATATGCCCGCGCCGGCGGCCCGGGTCGGCTGGGCCATATCGGCGAAGGTCTTGCCGGACCGACGATCCTCGCCTTCGGAACCGAGGAGCAGAAGAAGCGCTTCCTGCCGGGCATCGTGAAGGGTGAGGAGATCTGGTGTCAGGGCTACTCCGAGCCCAACGCCGGCTCTGACCTCGCCAACGTGCAGACGAAGGCAGAACTCGTCGACGACCACTGGGTCATCAGCGGTCAGAAAATCTGGACCTCGGGTGCGGCTTGGTCCGACTGGTGTTTCGTCCTCTGCCGGACCGACCCGAATGCGAACCCGAAACACAAAGGCATATCGTATCTCCTCGTGCCGATGCGGCAATCAGGCATCGAGATTCGACCCATTCAACAGATGACCGGTGACTCCGAGTTCAGCGAGGTCTTTTTCGACGGGGCACGTACCGCCGTGAACAACGTCGTGGGAGAGGTCAACGGCGGCTGGAAGGTGGCGATGGGCACGCTGGCGTTTGAGCGTGGGGCGTCGACCCTGGGCCAGCAGCTCAACTTCCAGAACGAATTGGAACAGGTGTTCGACATCGCGCAAGCCAATGGCGCGGCCGAGGATCCCGTCATGCGCCAACGTCTGGCCGATGCCTGGATCGGTCTGCGGATCATGCGCTTCAACGCGCTGCGCGCCTTCAGCCACAGCGACGGCGCCGAACTCAGCCGCGAGGCGATGATCACCAAGCTCTACTGGGCCACCTGGCATCGCAACATGGGCAAGCTGGCCATGGACGTGCTCGGCGCGCAGTCCGAGGTCGCCGAGGCCGCGCCGTACGCGCTCACCCGGCTCCAGCGCTTGTTCTTGTTCACCCGGTCCGACACCATCTACGCCGGCACCAACCAAATCCAACGCAACATCATCTCAGAGCGCGCACT